A stretch of the Nicotiana tabacum cultivar K326 chromosome 6, ASM71507v2, whole genome shotgun sequence genome encodes the following:
- the LOC107824609 gene encoding gamma carbonic anhydrase-like 2, mitochondrial — translation MATLGRLSRRVIATTLSGHLSRHQNHNLIRRSLATEAQAAIKESPDRVKWDYRGQRQIIPLGQWAPKVAVDAYVAPNVVLAGQVTVYDGASVWNGAVLRGDLNKITIGFCSSIQEKCVVHAAWSSPTGLPAETLVDRYVTVGAYSLLRSCTIEPECIIGQHSILMEGSLVETNSILEAGSVLPPGRRIPSGELWAGNPARFVRTLTHEEIKEIPRLSAAINDLANAHHSEFLPYSTVYLEVEKLKKSFGISI, via the exons ATGGCGACACTAGGTAGGTTATCGAGAAGAGTCATAGCAACAACTCTCTCCGGTCACCTCAGCCGCCACCAGAATCACAATCTCATCCGCCGCTCGCTGGCGACGGAGGCTCAGGCGGCAATAAAGGAATCGCCGGATCGAGTGAAGTGGGACTACAGAGGACAGAGGCAGATCATTCCACTTGGCCAGTGGGCCCCGAAAGTTGCCGTCGATGCCTACGTGGCGCCCAATGTTGTCCTTGCTGGTCAGGTGACTGTCTACGACGGCGCGTCTGTGTGGAACGGCGCCGTCCTTCGAGGAGATCTCAATAAGATTACAATAGGGTTCTGCTCTAGCATTCAGGAAAAATGTGTGGTTCACGCTGCTTGGTCTTCTCCTACAG GGCTGCCAGCAGAAACATTAGTAGACAGGTATGTTACAGTTGGTGCATACAGTCTGTTGCGATCCTGCACAATTGAGCCTGAATGCATTATTGGCCAGCACTCTATCCTTATGGAAGGTTCATTGGTGGAGACTAACTCTATTCTTGAAGCTGGGTCGGTGCTCCCACCTGGGAGGAGGATTCCAAGTGGTGAACTCTGGGCAGGGAATCCCGCAAGGTTCGTCAGGACCTTGACCCATGAAGAGATAAAAGAGATACCGAGGCTTTCTGCTGCAATAAATGATCTGGCCAATGCTCACCACTCAGAATTTCTGCCTTACTCCACCGTATATTTGGAAGTTGAGAAGCTTAAGAAGTCTTTTGGAATTTCAATTTAG